The following proteins are co-located in the Pseudomonas sp. ATCC 13867 genome:
- a CDS encoding FUSC family protein translates to MAKQPSSLSLPFRRLANPYTRYRYAAWIHCIRVGLALLASMLLTSALKLPHGLWASVTVLVVMGGLVHQGTIRGKSYERVVGTLVGAALGLCVIAVYDQTRSQLLAYLLMSVLGAASAFFAIRRPGYVALLAGITLCIVAGPGETGFTEGLWRSANVLIGVAVSLLFSQIYPLRAVYVWRYLLSDNLRACAHLYGQLSSNHDFTPEHFARQLEELDHRLVASRAHLGPVARETGMPMRDLEIIQRIHRAVMGTLESLIASRQFAAQAGEIEPVPPSLDHHRQLIGRLLLQSAHALKFSRTSKLVQACQGLENLPARPLNLTDSFEKQGFYWLTLRLYEQVEILSEKLAATAVHWNIQSRDRI, encoded by the coding sequence TTGGCGAAGCAACCCTCAAGCCTCAGCCTGCCCTTCCGTCGCCTGGCCAACCCCTACACCCGCTACCGCTACGCCGCCTGGATCCACTGCATCCGGGTCGGCCTGGCGCTGCTGGCCTCGATGCTGCTGACCAGCGCACTGAAGCTGCCCCACGGCCTCTGGGCCTCGGTGACGGTGCTGGTGGTAATGGGCGGGCTGGTGCACCAGGGCACCATTCGCGGCAAGTCCTACGAACGGGTGGTCGGCACCCTGGTCGGCGCGGCGCTGGGCCTGTGCGTGATCGCCGTCTACGACCAGACCCGCTCCCAGCTCCTGGCCTACCTGCTGATGTCGGTGCTGGGCGCCGCCTCGGCGTTCTTCGCCATCCGCCGCCCCGGCTACGTCGCGCTGCTCGCGGGAATCACCCTGTGCATCGTCGCGGGGCCGGGGGAAACCGGCTTCACCGAAGGGCTGTGGCGCTCGGCCAACGTCCTGATCGGGGTCGCCGTGTCCCTGCTGTTCTCGCAGATCTACCCGCTGCGGGCGGTCTACGTCTGGCGCTACCTGCTCTCGGACAACCTGCGGGCCTGCGCGCACCTGTATGGGCAGTTGTCGTCCAACCACGACTTCACCCCGGAGCATTTCGCCCGCCAACTGGAGGAACTGGACCACCGCCTGGTGGCCTCGCGCGCCCACCTGGGACCGGTGGCGCGGGAGACCGGGATGCCGATGCGCGACCTGGAAATCATCCAGCGCATCCACCGCGCGGTGATGGGCACCCTCGAATCGCTGATCGCCTCGCGCCAGTTCGCCGCCCAGGCCGGCGAGATCGAACCGGTGCCGCCGAGCCTGGATCATCACCGGCAACTGATCGGCCGCCTGCTGCTGCAATCGGCTCACGCCCTGAAATTCAGCCGCACCAGCAAACTGGTGCAGGCCTGCCAGGGCCTGGAGAACCTGCCCGCGCGCCCGCTCAACCTCACCGACTCCTTCGAGAAGCAAGGCTTCTACTGGCTGACGCTGCGCCTGTACGAACAGGTGGAAATACTCTCGGAGAAACTCGCCGCCACGGCGGTGCACTGGAACATCCAGAGCCGCGACCGCATCTGA
- a CDS encoding nucleoside deaminase, protein MQHDDFMREACKLASDNIEAGGRPFGAVLVKHGQVIARAANSIHLDHDPTGHAELLTIRRASAVLGTPRLEGCVIYASGHPCPMCLAAMHLCGVEAAYFAYSNDEGEPFGLSTAGVYQQMTLPPQQQALPLRPLRPVGEEGLYARWQARRA, encoded by the coding sequence ATGCAACACGACGACTTCATGCGCGAGGCCTGCAAACTGGCCAGCGACAATATCGAGGCCGGCGGCCGTCCCTTCGGCGCCGTGCTGGTCAAGCACGGGCAGGTGATCGCCCGCGCCGCCAACTCCATTCACCTGGACCACGACCCGACCGGCCACGCCGAGCTGCTGACCATCCGCCGCGCGTCCGCCGTGCTCGGCACGCCGCGCCTGGAAGGCTGCGTGATCTACGCCAGCGGCCACCCGTGCCCGATGTGCCTGGCGGCCATGCACCTGTGTGGCGTCGAGGCGGCGTACTTCGCCTATTCGAATGACGAAGGCGAGCCATTCGGCCTGTCCACCGCCGGGGTCTACCAGCAGATGACCCTGCCGCCGCAGCAGCAGGCGCTGCCGCTACGACCCCTGCGGCCGGTCGGGGAAGAGGGACTCTACGCGCGCTGGCAGGCGCGCCGCGCATGA
- a CDS encoding 3-oxoacyl-ACP reductase family protein — MSTNQPLAGKVAFIQGGSRGIGAAIAQRLANEGAAVAFTYVSSAQKAQDLAASIEAAGGRALAIQADSADAASVQAAIDSAARHFGRIDILVNNAGVLAIAPLDEFSLDDFDRTLAVNVRSVFVATQAAARHMGEGGRIITIGSTNAERMPFSGGGVYAMSKSAIVGLTRGLARDLGPRGITVNNVQPGPVDTDMNPDQGEFAETLKGLMAVGRYGRAEEIAAFVAYLAGPEAGYVTGASLTIDGGFAA, encoded by the coding sequence ATGAGCACGAATCAACCTCTCGCCGGCAAAGTCGCATTCATCCAGGGCGGCTCCCGCGGCATCGGTGCCGCCATCGCGCAACGCCTGGCCAATGAAGGCGCCGCCGTGGCCTTCACCTACGTCAGTTCGGCGCAGAAGGCGCAGGACCTTGCCGCCAGCATCGAAGCCGCCGGTGGCCGCGCCCTGGCGATCCAGGCCGACAGCGCCGACGCCGCCTCCGTGCAGGCGGCCATCGACAGCGCCGCCCGGCATTTCGGCCGTATCGACATCCTGGTGAACAACGCCGGCGTGCTGGCCATCGCACCGCTGGACGAGTTCAGCCTGGACGACTTCGACCGCACCCTGGCGGTGAACGTGCGCAGCGTCTTCGTCGCCACCCAGGCCGCCGCGCGGCACATGGGCGAGGGCGGCCGGATCATCACCATCGGCAGCACCAATGCCGAACGCATGCCCTTCAGCGGCGGTGGCGTCTATGCCATGAGCAAGTCGGCGATCGTCGGCCTGACCCGTGGCTTGGCCCGCGACCTCGGTCCGCGCGGCATCACCGTCAACAACGTGCAGCCCGGCCCGGTGGACACCGACATGAACCCGGACCAGGGCGAGTTCGCCGAGACCCTCAAGGGCCTGATGGCGGTCGGCCGCTACGGCCGCGCGGAGGAGATCGCCGCGTTCGTTGCCTACCTGGCGGGCCCGGAAGCCGGCTATGTCACGGGCGCCAGCCTGACCATCGATGGCGGCTTTGCGGCCTGA
- a CDS encoding efflux transporter outer membrane subunit — MSVINMSAVKLFVPSLLALALSACMVGPDYQKPATEPAKVATDGTAQGYDRTRFEDAWWKQFDDPVLTQLVDQALKENRELRVAYARVLASRAIRDDVANDRFPTVTSRAEGQVGKGQVPGQTEDRVNQERYDLGLDMIWEVDLFGRVRRQLESSDALSEATMADLQQLQVSLIAELADAYGQLRGAQLRESIARSNLENQRESRNLTIQLRDAGVGSELDVQRAEARLAATEASVPQLQAEEVRQRNRIATLLGQRPDTLSVDLSPKKLPAIAKALPIGDPGELLRRRPDVASAERRLAAATADVGVATADLFPKVSLGGFLGYTAGRGSQIGSSAASAWGVAPSITWAAFDLGSVRARLRAAKADADGALATYEQQVLLALEESSNAFSDYGKRQQRLVSLVRQSEASRNAAQQAGLQYREGTVDFLNLLDAEREQLAAEDAQALAEVDVYRGIVAIYKALGGGWQPSA; from the coding sequence ATGAGCGTCATCAACATGAGTGCCGTGAAACTGTTCGTCCCCTCCCTGCTTGCGCTGGCCCTCAGCGCATGCATGGTCGGCCCCGACTACCAGAAACCCGCCACCGAGCCGGCCAAGGTCGCTACCGACGGCACCGCGCAAGGCTATGACCGCACCCGCTTCGAAGACGCCTGGTGGAAGCAGTTCGACGACCCGGTGCTGACCCAGCTGGTCGACCAGGCCCTCAAGGAAAACCGCGAGCTGCGCGTGGCCTATGCCCGCGTGCTGGCGTCGCGGGCGATCCGCGACGACGTCGCCAATGACCGTTTCCCCACGGTCACCAGCCGCGCCGAAGGCCAGGTCGGCAAGGGCCAGGTGCCCGGCCAGACCGAAGACCGGGTCAACCAGGAGCGCTACGACCTGGGCCTGGACATGATCTGGGAAGTCGACCTGTTCGGCCGCGTGCGGCGCCAGCTGGAATCCAGCGACGCGCTGAGCGAAGCGACGATGGCCGACCTGCAGCAGTTGCAGGTCAGCCTGATCGCCGAGCTGGCCGATGCCTATGGGCAACTGCGTGGCGCGCAACTGCGCGAGAGCATCGCCAGGAGCAACCTGGAGAATCAGCGCGAGTCCCGCAACCTGACCATCCAGCTGCGCGACGCCGGTGTCGGCAGCGAGCTGGACGTACAGCGCGCCGAAGCGCGCCTGGCCGCCACTGAAGCCAGCGTGCCGCAACTGCAGGCCGAGGAAGTGCGCCAGCGCAACCGCATCGCCACCCTCCTTGGCCAGCGCCCGGACACGCTCTCCGTGGACCTGTCGCCGAAGAAGCTGCCGGCCATCGCCAAGGCCCTGCCCATCGGCGATCCGGGCGAGCTGCTGCGCCGCCGGCCGGACGTCGCTTCCGCCGAACGCCGCCTGGCGGCCGCCACCGCGGACGTGGGCGTGGCCACCGCCGACCTGTTCCCGAAAGTCAGCCTCGGTGGCTTCCTCGGCTACACCGCCGGGCGTGGCTCGCAGATCGGCTCGTCCGCCGCCAGCGCCTGGGGCGTGGCCCCGAGCATCACCTGGGCGGCCTTCGACCTGGGCAGCGTGCGGGCCCGCCTGCGCGCCGCCAAGGCCGACGCCGACGGCGCCCTGGCGACCTACGAGCAGCAGGTCCTGCTGGCCCTGGAAGAGTCGTCGAACGCCTTCAGCGACTACGGCAAGCGCCAGCAGCGCCTGGTCTCGCTGGTGCGCCAGTCCGAAGCCAGCCGCAACGCAGCGCAACAGGCCGGTCTGCAATACCGCGAGGGCACCGTGGACTTCCTCAACCTGCTGGACGCCGAGCGCGAACAGCTGGCCGCCGAGGACGCCCAGGCCCTGGCGGAAGTGGATGTCTATCGCGGCATCGTCGCCATCTACAAGGCCCTCGGCGGCGGCTGGCAGCCGTCGGCCTGA
- a CDS encoding LysR family transcriptional regulator — translation MLDPNLLRSFVMVVDAGNFTRAAELLHLTQSTVSQQILRLEQSLDCRLLDRSQRQVLPTEQGERLLGYARRILQLGGEAREALSSEHSEGVLRLGMPEDFAGERMMPLLAAFSAERPRLRLEVSSGLSQELLRQYRSGELDLALVKQWGADSDCLAHWPEPLAWLDSADNPAAARDPLPLVVFPLGALYRQEMIHALEASGRRWRISYSSGSLASLSAAVAAGMGVSLLPLRGRHAGHRRLDAIQGFAPIDGLELALYARPELGSAGRSLYEQLRSLCAQLAEVTPAR, via the coding sequence ATGCTAGATCCCAATCTGCTGCGCAGCTTCGTGATGGTGGTGGATGCCGGCAACTTCACCCGTGCCGCCGAACTGCTGCACCTGACTCAATCCACCGTCAGCCAGCAGATCCTGCGGCTGGAACAGAGCCTGGACTGCCGCCTGCTGGACCGCAGCCAGCGCCAGGTGCTGCCCACCGAACAGGGTGAGCGCCTGCTCGGCTACGCCCGGCGCATCCTCCAGCTGGGCGGCGAGGCGCGCGAGGCGCTGAGCAGCGAGCACAGCGAAGGCGTGTTGCGCCTGGGGATGCCCGAGGACTTCGCCGGCGAGCGCATGATGCCGCTGCTGGCGGCCTTCAGCGCGGAGCGTCCGCGCCTGCGCCTGGAAGTCTCCAGCGGCCTCAGCCAGGAGTTGCTGCGCCAGTACCGCAGCGGCGAGCTGGACCTGGCGCTGGTCAAGCAATGGGGCGCCGACAGCGACTGCCTGGCGCATTGGCCGGAGCCGCTGGCCTGGCTGGACAGCGCCGACAACCCCGCCGCCGCCCGCGATCCCCTGCCGCTGGTGGTATTCCCGCTCGGCGCGCTGTACCGCCAGGAGATGATCCACGCCCTGGAAGCCAGCGGGCGGCGCTGGCGCATCAGCTACAGCAGCGGCAGCCTGGCCAGCCTGTCGGCGGCGGTGGCGGCCGGGATGGGCGTCAGCCTGTTGCCGTTGCGCGGCCGTCACGCCGGACACCGGCGGCTCGATGCCATACAGGGCTTCGCGCCGATCGACGGGCTGGAACTGGCGCTCTACGCCCGCCCCGAACTGGGCAGCGCGGGGCGCAGCCTGTACGAGCAACTGCGCAGCCTGTGCGCACAGCTCGCCGAGGTCACGCCAGCGCGCTGA
- a CDS encoding CynX/NimT family MFS transporter yields MSRSIAMPADDAARTGWIGLLVIVALGINLRPILTSIGPLLTDIRDATGLGFQGASMLTVLPVLCMGLFALALPWVGPRLGESRGVVAGLLAIGAACFWRLLLDSGFALIASAVLAGTGVAIIQAFVPGVIKRWFPHKVPSAMGLYSASLMAGGGSAAVLAPVVSEHFHRWQDGLGAWLLLAVLGLLLWAVARPRETPVATPPRQAVQHYFGSRRAWLLALYFGVINGGYTSMVAWLPVYYRQLGWSAQASGGLIGLMTIFQVIAALTIPVLSRGSQDRRGWLSLCLLVQLAGFAGLIASPLHLSGLWVALIGYGLGSCFALSLTLTLDHLPDPGAAGRLAAFVQGIGFIVTGIIPYVTGALRDSTGSFQASWILLAVSVVAMLGVTLRFSPKGYARAMGQ; encoded by the coding sequence ATGAGCCGCAGCATCGCCATGCCGGCGGACGATGCGGCCCGTACCGGCTGGATCGGTCTCCTGGTTATCGTCGCGCTGGGTATCAACTTGCGACCGATCCTCACCTCCATCGGCCCTTTGCTCACCGATATTCGCGACGCCACCGGCCTGGGCTTCCAGGGCGCCTCGATGCTCACGGTGCTGCCGGTACTGTGCATGGGCCTGTTCGCCCTGGCCTTGCCTTGGGTCGGCCCGCGCCTGGGCGAAAGCCGTGGCGTGGTCGCCGGCCTGCTGGCCATCGGCGCCGCCTGCTTCTGGCGCCTGCTGCTGGACAGCGGGTTCGCCCTGATCGCCAGCGCCGTGCTGGCCGGTACCGGCGTAGCGATCATCCAGGCGTTCGTGCCGGGAGTGATCAAGCGCTGGTTCCCGCACAAGGTGCCGTCGGCGATGGGGCTGTATTCGGCCTCGCTGATGGCCGGCGGCGGCAGCGCCGCGGTGCTGGCGCCGGTGGTGTCGGAGCATTTCCATCGCTGGCAGGACGGCCTCGGCGCCTGGTTGCTGCTGGCGGTGCTCGGGTTGCTGTTGTGGGCGGTCGCGCGCCCGCGCGAAACGCCGGTGGCCACGCCGCCGCGGCAGGCGGTGCAGCATTACTTCGGCAGCCGTCGCGCCTGGTTGCTGGCGTTGTATTTCGGGGTGATCAATGGCGGCTACACCAGCATGGTGGCCTGGTTGCCGGTGTATTACCGCCAGTTGGGCTGGAGCGCCCAGGCCAGCGGCGGGCTGATCGGCCTGATGACCATCTTCCAGGTGATCGCCGCACTGACCATCCCGGTGCTGAGCCGTGGTTCGCAGGATCGGCGCGGCTGGCTGAGCCTGTGCCTGCTGGTCCAGCTCGCCGGCTTCGCCGGGCTGATCGCATCGCCCCTGCATCTCTCCGGCCTCTGGGTGGCGCTGATCGGCTACGGCCTGGGCTCGTGCTTCGCCCTGAGCCTGACGCTGACCCTCGACCATCTGCCCGATCCGGGGGCGGCGGGGCGGCTGGCGGCCTTCGTGCAGGGCATCGGCTTCATCGTCACCGGGATCATTCCCTACGTGACCGGCGCGCTGCGCGACAGCACCGGCAGCTTCCAGGCCTCCTGGATACTGCTGGCGGTGTCGGTGGTGGCGATGCTGGGGGTAACGCTGCGCTTCTCGCCCAAGGGCTATGCGCGGGCGATGGGCCAGTAA
- a CDS encoding ankyrin repeat domain-containing protein — MDMPTTIQTEDVHSRAAAEALLGAASAGREEDVATLLKRGVPVDVSDSQGNTPLLLATAHDRLGVARLLVAAGADVNRQNRIHDSAYLLAGASGRLEILRLTLANGADLRSTNRYGGTALIPACERGHVEVVETLLKAGVDPDHVNRLGWTGLLEAILLSDGGPRHQAIVQRLINAGANLNLADNDGITPLQYAYQRNQTAIARMLEAAGAH, encoded by the coding sequence ATGGACATGCCAACCACCATCCAGACCGAAGACGTGCACAGCCGCGCGGCAGCGGAGGCCCTGCTGGGCGCCGCCAGCGCGGGCCGCGAGGAAGACGTGGCCACGCTGCTCAAGCGTGGCGTGCCGGTCGACGTTAGCGACAGCCAGGGCAACACGCCGCTGCTCCTGGCCACCGCCCATGACCGCCTCGGCGTCGCTCGCCTGCTGGTCGCCGCCGGTGCCGACGTCAATCGGCAGAATCGTATCCACGACAGCGCCTACCTGCTGGCCGGCGCCTCGGGACGCCTGGAAATCCTCAGGCTGACCCTGGCCAACGGCGCCGACCTGCGCAGCACCAACCGCTATGGCGGCACCGCGCTGATCCCGGCCTGCGAGCGCGGCCATGTGGAGGTAGTGGAGACGCTGCTCAAGGCGGGCGTTGATCCGGACCACGTCAACAGGCTCGGCTGGACCGGACTGCTCGAAGCCATCCTGCTCAGCGACGGCGGCCCGCGCCACCAGGCCATCGTGCAACGACTGATCAACGCCGGGGCGAACCTGAATCTGGCCGACAACGACGGCATCACGCCGCTGCAATACGCCTACCAGCGCAACCAGACCGCCATCGCCAGGATGCTGGAAGCCGCCGGCGCGCACTGA
- a CDS encoding putative bifunctional diguanylate cyclase/phosphodiesterase, whose translation MLTGSYDPSLVLISLCVAILASYTALDLAGRIATARGWPTLLWIGGGGVAMGIGVWSMHFIGMLAFSLPIALGYDLTLTLLSLAIAVLSSGFALALVSQERLPPWQLVLGALAMGAGISCMHYLGMYAMLMQPGIDYDPLLFGLSLLIAVLASGAALYIAFRLRRNTPYVRLVRAGAALVMGVAIVGMHYTGMAAARFPDGSFCGAAPSGLGNDWMAVLVIVVTLAVIGIALLTSVLDARLESRTALLSSSLAQANQELTQLALHDNLTRLPNRVLLEDRIEQLVGKVQRGGGHFALMFLDLDGFKPVNDAFGHHVGDLLLKDVARRLCDNLRSEDTVARIGGDEFVLLVELVEPEDAVSIASQQINLLAQPFQVAGQELRIAASIGIALYPGDGASQQELLRNADAAMYHAKGNGKNGYSFFEQSMNTNARNHLQLLHDLRTALARGEFVLHYQPKFAASGEPVGAEALLRWQHPQRGLLMPDTFIALAERTGLIIPIGDWVLDEACRQMSLWYAQGYRDWRVAVNLSALQFCHAELVDAVAGALGRYQLPANCLTLEITETTAMRDADASLAILGRLADMGVDLSIDDFGTGYSSLLYLKRLPANELKIDGGFVRDLEHDSDDAAIVSAIVALGQALELRIVAEGVETPRQQDFLTRLGCDSLQGFLLGKPAPAEQFLDHLSALA comes from the coding sequence ATGCTGACTGGCAGTTACGATCCTTCCCTGGTCCTGATATCGCTCTGCGTGGCGATCCTGGCGTCCTACACCGCCCTCGACCTCGCCGGCCGGATCGCCACCGCCAGGGGCTGGCCGACGCTGTTGTGGATCGGCGGCGGCGGGGTGGCGATGGGGATCGGCGTCTGGTCGATGCACTTCATCGGCATGCTCGCCTTCAGCCTGCCCATCGCGCTGGGCTATGACCTGACCCTCACGCTGCTGTCGCTGGCCATCGCCGTGCTCAGCTCGGGGTTCGCCCTGGCGCTGGTCAGCCAGGAGCGCCTGCCGCCGTGGCAACTGGTGCTCGGCGCCCTGGCGATGGGCGCCGGCATCAGTTGCATGCACTACCTGGGGATGTACGCGATGCTCATGCAGCCGGGCATCGACTACGACCCGCTGTTGTTCGGCCTGTCGCTGCTGATCGCTGTGCTCGCCTCGGGGGCGGCGCTGTACATCGCCTTCCGTCTGCGCCGCAACACACCCTACGTGCGCCTGGTGCGAGCCGGCGCCGCGCTGGTGATGGGGGTTGCGATCGTCGGCATGCACTACACCGGCATGGCCGCGGCGCGCTTCCCCGACGGCAGTTTCTGCGGCGCGGCGCCCAGCGGACTGGGCAATGACTGGATGGCGGTGCTGGTCATCGTCGTCACCCTCGCGGTGATCGGCATCGCCCTGCTGACCTCGGTGCTCGATGCGCGGCTGGAATCGCGTACCGCGCTGCTCAGCTCGTCGCTGGCGCAGGCCAACCAGGAGCTGACCCAACTGGCCCTGCACGACAACCTGACGCGTCTGCCCAACCGCGTGCTGCTGGAGGATCGCATCGAGCAGTTGGTCGGCAAGGTGCAGCGCGGCGGTGGGCATTTTGCGCTGATGTTCCTCGATCTGGATGGTTTCAAACCGGTCAACGATGCCTTCGGCCATCACGTCGGCGACCTGCTGCTCAAGGACGTCGCCCGCCGTCTGTGCGATAACCTGCGCAGCGAAGACACGGTGGCGCGCATCGGCGGCGATGAATTCGTCCTGCTGGTGGAACTGGTCGAACCGGAAGACGCGGTGAGCATCGCCAGCCAGCAGATCAACCTGCTGGCGCAGCCGTTCCAGGTGGCCGGCCAGGAGCTGCGCATCGCCGCCAGCATCGGCATTGCGCTCTATCCCGGCGATGGCGCCAGCCAGCAGGAACTGCTGCGCAATGCCGACGCCGCGATGTACCACGCCAAGGGCAATGGCAAGAACGGCTACAGCTTCTTCGAGCAGTCGATGAACACCAATGCCCGCAACCACCTGCAACTGCTCCACGACCTGCGCACGGCGCTGGCGCGGGGCGAGTTCGTCCTGCATTACCAGCCCAAGTTCGCCGCCAGCGGCGAACCCGTTGGCGCCGAAGCGCTGCTGCGCTGGCAGCATCCGCAGCGCGGCCTGCTGATGCCCGATACCTTCATCGCCCTGGCCGAGCGCACCGGGCTGATCATCCCCATCGGCGACTGGGTGCTGGACGAAGCCTGCCGGCAGATGAGCCTGTGGTATGCCCAGGGTTACCGCGACTGGCGCGTGGCGGTGAACCTCTCGGCGTTGCAGTTCTGCCACGCCGAGCTGGTGGATGCGGTGGCCGGCGCCCTGGGCCGCTATCAGTTGCCAGCCAACTGCCTAACCCTGGAAATCACCGAGACCACGGCGATGCGCGACGCCGATGCGAGCCTGGCAATCCTCGGCCGCCTGGCGGACATGGGCGTGGACCTGTCCATCGATGATTTCGGCACCGGCTATTCCAGCCTGCTGTACCTCAAGCGCCTGCCGGCCAACGAGCTGAAGATCGACGGCGGCTTCGTCCGCGACCTGGAGCACGACAGCGACGATGCGGCGATCGTCTCGGCCATCGTCGCGCTGGGCCAGGCGCTGGAGTTGCGGATCGTCGCCGAGGGGGTGGAAACGCCGCGCCAGCAGGACTTCCTCACCCGCCTGGGGTGCGATTCGCTGCAGGGCTTCCTGCTCGGCAAGCCGGCGCCCGCCGAACAGTTCCTCGACCACCTCAGCGCGCTGGCGTGA
- a CDS encoding LysR family transcriptional regulator codes for MESLISIECFVRSAEAGSFAAAARRMGLTPAAVSKNVARLETNLGVRLFQRSTRSLALTEAGERFLDEASGGLASLQSAIANLASADGQPSGVLKVSMGLMFGRDYILPLLPDFLGRYPAIRPDWHFDNRQVDLIAEGFDAAIGGGFELPPGVVARKLSPAHMVLLASPAYLAAHPPIRYPSDLPSHDGLRIRSPQTGRVRPWPLVNRQYVQAPIALKERMTLSDPEAACVAALMGLGITLVSMQHALPYLEDGRLVRVLPEWYVDAGNTAIYYAAQKLLPAKTRVFVECVVEHFRETGLGQRFSAI; via the coding sequence ATGGAAAGCCTGATCAGTATCGAATGCTTCGTGCGCAGCGCCGAGGCCGGCAGCTTTGCCGCCGCCGCGCGGCGCATGGGCCTGACGCCGGCGGCGGTGAGCAAGAATGTCGCCCGGCTGGAAACCAACCTGGGCGTGCGGCTGTTCCAGCGCAGCACCCGCAGCCTGGCGCTGACCGAGGCCGGCGAACGCTTCCTCGATGAGGCCAGCGGCGGCCTGGCCAGCCTGCAGAGCGCCATCGCCAACCTGGCCAGCGCCGACGGCCAGCCCAGCGGCGTACTGAAAGTGAGCATGGGACTGATGTTCGGCCGCGACTACATCCTGCCGCTGCTACCGGATTTCCTCGGACGCTACCCGGCGATCCGCCCGGACTGGCACTTCGACAACCGCCAGGTGGACCTGATCGCCGAAGGCTTCGACGCCGCCATCGGCGGCGGCTTCGAACTGCCGCCCGGCGTGGTGGCGCGCAAGCTGTCGCCGGCGCACATGGTACTGCTGGCCTCCCCGGCCTATCTCGCTGCCCATCCGCCGATCCGTTACCCGAGCGACCTGCCCAGCCATGACGGCCTCCGTATCCGCTCGCCGCAGACCGGCCGGGTGCGCCCCTGGCCGCTGGTCAACCGCCAGTACGTCCAGGCGCCCATCGCGCTGAAGGAGCGCATGACCCTGAGCGACCCGGAAGCCGCCTGCGTCGCCGCCCTCATGGGGCTGGGCATCACCCTGGTCAGCATGCAGCACGCGCTGCCGTACCTGGAGGATGGCCGGTTGGTCCGGGTACTGCCGGAGTGGTACGTCGACGCCGGCAACACCGCCATCTACTACGCGGCACAGAAGCTCCTGCCGGCCAAGACCCGCGTCTTCGTCGAGTGCGTCGTCGAGCATTTCCGCGAGACGGGGCTGGGGCAGCGATTCTCGGCGATCTGA